The following coding sequences lie in one Flavobacterium sp. 20NA77.7 genomic window:
- a CDS encoding T9SS type A sorting domain-containing protein, translated as MFKIFKIILFLVVLQLHGQNVIITAGSTVSGSGGSLSFTVAQSIYTTNFGASGSVSQGVQQPYEIQTLLGIDNFNINLLTLNVFPNPTTDILTLNIKNTNFETLNYQLFDINGKLLMSDKISSEDTILRMQDLSTAVYILKVLDKNKEIKTFKILKK; from the coding sequence ATGTTTAAAATCTTTAAAATTATTTTATTTTTAGTTGTGTTGCAATTACATGGACAAAATGTAATAATTACTGCTGGTTCCACTGTAAGTGGATCGGGTGGAAGTTTGAGTTTTACTGTCGCTCAATCAATATATACAACTAATTTTGGAGCTTCAGGTTCAGTTTCACAAGGTGTTCAACAACCTTATGAGATACAAACTCTGTTAGGAATTGATAATTTTAATATCAATCTTCTAACTCTTAATGTTTTTCCTAATCCTACTACGGATATTTTAACTTTAAATATTAAAAATACGAACTTTGAGACACTTAATTATCAATTATTTGATATTAATGGTAAGTTGCTCATGTCAGATAAAATATCTTCTGAAGATACGATTTTAAGAATGCAAGATTTATCAACCGCGGTCTATATTTTAAAAGTTTTAGATAAAAACAAAGAAATTAAAACTTTTAAAATCTTAAAAAAATAA